From Blattabacterium cuenoti:
AAAAAATGCCAAAACAAAAATTAAAAATGATATTATTAAAAATAATATTGATCAAACTGTAAAAAAAAAAATTTCTAATCATCAAAGTAAAACAGAAAAAAAATACATACCTCCTTATTCTATAAAACGAAATAATTAAATATTATTTTTTCTATAATCTTTGATATTAGATTTTTTAATTAATACATTTCCTATTTTTTCTAAAATATTTTTTCTTAAGTTAGCATTTAAAGATTCTATTTCAGAAGAAAAATAAGAAAGTTTTTTAGATGTATTGAAACGTTTTAATGTTCTTATAAAAAAAACTCCCTTTTCTCCTAATATTGGTTTAGAAGTCTCATATAATTTTGAAGAAAAAGCGTACCCTATCACTTTAGGTTCTTTATGATTTTGAATTATAGACTGATAAAAATTGACTCTATAAGATTTATTAATTTTTTTAGAAAAAAAAGAAGCTATTTTTTCTAAACTTATATGTTTATTTTTCATTATATTATATAAATAACGATCTATTTTTTTATTAATAAGGAAAGGTGTTATATTATTTTTTATTTCTTCAATGGGGTATCCTTTTCTTTGAATTTTAGATAAAAAAACCATAATATAATCTTTATTAGAAGTGGTAAAAATTTTGATATCCCCCTCTTTTCTTTTTTTTTCATAAGACCAATTGATGACTTCTTGATCTAATTCAGTATTCAAATCATGAATCTTCCATTGATAATCTTTTATTTCTCTTAAAAAAATAGTTTCATATTTTTTTTGTCTTGCATTATTAATAAATGTATTAAGACTTGAGTTTTTATTGTCTTTCATAAATTTAATAATTCTTTGATAAAGAATATCTTCTGTTTTTTTTGATGGAGTCAGTGTTTTTATTATTATAGCAAATTGATAAGCAGGTTTGATATTTTTTATGTCGTCTATTCTAATAATATGATATCCAAATTTAGTTTCCGTTAAACCTATTCTCCCTTTTTTATTTTTTAAAGAAAAAAAATCAAATGAACCCTTTCCCTTAAATGCTTCATTTCTTTCTTCATATTTCATCCATCCTAAATTTCCTTTATTTTTTTTTGCATTTACAATATCATCGGATTTTTCCAAAACTAAAGAATCGAACTGATCAGGATTTTTTACAACAAAATCATATATTTTTTTCGCTATTTTTTCAGCTTTTTTTTTAGTTCTATTATTGTAAAATCGTGTAGCTTGTTTATGAGAAATCAATATATGACTGGATAAAACGGAATTATACACCATTTTTTTTCCAATAAGTTTAGCCATAATATAAATATTGTTATCTTTAAAAGGTCCAAGCATACTACCTACTTTGTCTTTTTTTTCCAAAAAATGTTTCAAAACAGGAGGTAAATTATCTTTCAAATAAAAATTTGAATCAAAAGGTTTTTCAGATTGATTTGAAACGATTATAGAATTATGATTAGAAAATTTAAATTTTTGAAACAATTTTTTTATTTTAAAATCCATATTTTTTTCATCATCTAATGATGGATGAGAACGAGAAATCACAAAACTTAGATTTCTTAAATTTTCTTTTTTGTAAAGAAATTTATTTTTTTTAATAAAATCATAAATATCATAACTTTTGATTCTATGATATTTTTTTTCTATATCCGAATAAGGAATGAAAACATAATCAATTATGGAAAATAAATTTTTATCTCTATAACTTAATTGAGCTTCTATTAAAGATGTATTTAAACCATACATCAACATTTCTACATATTTTTTTGCAGCAATTCTTTTTGGTATATTATTTTTTTCATATAACCAAATATTTTTTTCTGCTTCTATTTGAGGCGTTAAACTTGAAGGTAATTTTTCCAAATTATTTAAATACAATCTAAATTTATTCATGTCCATTTTTCCTTTCTCATTTTGAAAATCAATAATATTACTATATATAGATTGCTTTTCTATTGCTTTCCAAAAATCTTTTTTTGTACTTTGAATTCCTAATTTTTTAGCTTGTTGATTCAGTACTCTTTCATGAACTAATAGTTTCCAAGCATCATTTTTCAAATAATAATCAGGTTCATCTTCACGAAATTGTTTCAAAAATTGAAAAGAATCAAGATATTCTTTTAAAGAAATGTTCTCTCCATTTATCTTTCCAATAACAGTGGAATTTTCAGTAAAAAATTTCAGCAGGATATTAGGATCTAATATAAAAAACAGCAAAGAAATGCTTATAAAAAAGAAAACTAACCATGTATTTTTTCTTATTTTATCTAAAAAACTCATTTTAAACTTTTTTTTTAAGAAAAACTTCTTCTATTTTATTTTTAGATACTTTTTTAATTTCTATATCAAAATTTTTATTGATAATAATTTTATCTCCATTTTTTGGAATATCTCCTGTATAAGTAACTATTAAACCTCCTAAAGTTTCATATTTATCAGATTGAGGAAGATCTAAGTTATATTTAGCATTGATAAAATCAATTTCTAAACGTGCAGAAAATAAAAATTCACAATCATTTAATTTATTATCAAGTAATAAATTTTCATCGTGTTCGTCCTTGATATCTCCAATAAATTCTTCTAAAATGTCTTCCATAGTTATCATTCCTGCAGTTCCTCCATACTCATCTAATACTATAGCAATACTTCTTTTTTTTTTAATTAAAAGATCCATAATTTCTCTAACAGGAGTAGTTACATAAACTAATTCTACTGATCTAATTATAGATTCAATATTTTTAGGTTTTTTAAATAATTCTAAATAATGAATATAACCAATAATGTTATCTATATTATTTTTATAAATAACTATTTTAGATAAGCCACTTTCAGTAAAAATATTTCGAATATTATCTATAGAAGAAAATATGAGATTTGAAGAAACTATTTCTTTTCTAGGAAGCATACATTCTCGTGCTTTTTTTTCAGAAAAATCCAGAGCTTTATGAAAAATTTCAATTTCAGATTCTACAAACTCTTTTCCCTTGATATTTTTTTCTATATTTTCTGATAAAAAATAAACTAAATCTTCTTTATCAAAAATCTTCTTTTTATTATTTTCTTTTTCTCCTAAAATTTTTAAAAAAACATTAGAAATACAAATAATGGAGTTTGTAACAGGAGAAAATATTTTATATATTACATATACAGGAACTATGAATAAACTTAACAATTCATTTGAATACACACTAAATATTATTTTTGGAATAAATTCTCCAATAATTAGAATAACAGTAGCAGAAAAAACTGTTTCTAAAAAAATTATCCATAAAGAATTATCTAAAAATCCTTTTGGAAAAATAGATAAAAATAATTTTCCCATATAAATACCATATATAACTAAAGATATGGTATTTCCAATTACCATTGTAGTGATGAATTTTTTAGAATTATTAATGCTTTTTGAAAGAAGTTTAGAATGAAAAGAGCCTTTTTTATTTTCTTTTTCTAATTCTATTTGAAATAAACTGGAAGAAATCAATGCCATTTCCATTCCAGAAAAAAAAGCAGATACAAGTATAGTGATAAAAACTATACTAATGTGAAAAATTATATTATTTAATAGGCAAAGTTCCACTAATGTTTTTTAATCTAATTTCTTTTAAATCTTCAGAAGCTTCTATTCCATTTTTTGCATGTAGTCTGATCCTATCTGAATTAGATATTATTGTTGTATATTTTTTATTAAATATTTTTTTATTCTTTCTGTCCCAGAAAATCTCATCAGTTTTCAAAAAATATCCTTTAGGACTCATAATTTTTATATTTCCTTTAATATGATAGAATATTTTATCAATTGATTTTACCCAATCAGCGCTAATATAAGTATATTTATTAGTATTTTGATCATAAATAAATAAATTTAAACCATTTGGAAATAAAGTATAAAAAGCATATTCTTTAATAATGGGAGAATAAATAACAAATTTTAAGAATCCTTTTTCTTTATAGAAAAGACTTGTTTTAATAAAAATATTTTTAGGGATTTTTTTTCTATTTTTTTTTATTAAAGTCTCTCTATTTATACAGGAAAATAAAAATAGAAGAACAAAAAATGATAAAAAGATATGATAATAAAATTTATTACTAATTATTTTATTGTATTTTTGTTTTTATATTTTTGGTATCTTAGCTCAGTTGGTAGAGCAAAGGACTGAAAATCCTTGTGTCCCCGGTTCGATTCCGGGAGATACCACTTACTTTTATTTTATTCCTAATTCTCTTTTAACTGCTTCAGTAATATCCTCTCCTTTATTTACTAAAACTCCTTTTCCAGGACTGCAATCATCAACTCTTATAATATTTTTGTCTTTATCTATTACTTTATGTATAGCGTTCTCGATTTTCTTATATATAGGATTTAATAATTTATTTTGTTTTTTAGTTAAATCATCTGCAGCCGTTTTTTGATAAGCATGGGCTCTTGACTGTAATATTTCTAATTCTTTTTTAAGAACTGGATTTTTATTTTTTTGAAATCTTTCTGCTTTTTTATGAAATTCTTTTGCTAATTTATCTAATATATTTTCATGGATTTTACTCATTCTATCCAATTCTTTTTGAGCAGTCGAAAATTCTGGCATTTTTTCTATCAGAGCCATACTATTAAGACAAACTATTTTTTTATGACATTCCTTATAATCCTTAGAATATGAATGATATCCGAATAAAAATAAAAATAATAAAAAATAGAAAATTATATTTTTTCTCATGTTATTTTTGTGTTTTGTATTTGTATTACAAATCTTTTCCTATTATAAAATGTGTTTTCCATTTCGATTTATTTAAACCATGAACTATATCCTGATCTATAGGATATCCAAAATCTAATCCTAAAAAACCTATTGGAGTCCAAAATAAACGGAATCCTAATCCGAAAGATTTATTCATAACTAATGGATTAAATTCTTGATAAGAATTACTAATATTTCCTCCTTCCATAAAACAAGTTGTCCAAATCTTAAAATTTGATAAATTCTTAATCAAATAACGTATTTCAAAAATTAATTTATTATAAATAGTTCCTCCATTGTTTATAATTTTATCTTTATAAGAATATCCTCTTAATGGAATAAAATCTTTATCATATAGTTTTGATCCTAATAAATTATTATGTACTCCGCCCATATAAAATTTTTGAAACGAAAATAATTCTCTTGAATTATGATATTGGCCTAAATATCCTAATTCTCCTCCTGTTTTCAATATTATATTATCTATAATTTTATAATACCAAAATAAAATTATTTTTAATTTAAAATACTCCATCCATTCTTTTTCTTTATTTTTCGTAAAAATTACGGAATATGGAATAGTAAATATACTATTAAACTGCATTTTTGATCCTTGAAATGGAAAAATGATATCTGGTTTTGTTGAAAATCTTTGCAATGAAATTAAATAACTGAGGTTATTTAATTTATATTTTTGATATAAATTAGAAGAAATTTCTTTTCTATAAGTAAATTTTTCATAATCTATAGATGTCAAAATATTAGAATAAGGATCAAAAAAAGTCAGAGACTTATTTAACTCAATAGAAATACCTATTTTTTCTAAAAATTGATATTGTTTTTCTTCATCTAATATTTTAGTATTTTTATATACTTGAGATAAAAAATCTAAATCCTCTTCGTTTTTTATTTTTTTTATTGAATATTGGCTTTTCAAAGTAAGAGAAGTAGGGTGGTTTTTCTCTATCCAAGGTTCTGTAAAAGAAAAACCATAAGATGTAAAATCTTGTCCTAACTGATTGTGAATAATTAATTTTTGTCCATCACCTTGAGGAATGGGTTTCCATGAATTCCATTTAAAAAAATTTTTAATAGAAAAATTACCAAAATTTAATTTAAAATTTCCGATAATTTTTCTAAAATCTTTTCCTCCAATTCCTCCATGAAATTGAAACTCATTAGTATTTTTTTCTACAACATGCCATTCTATATCTATGAATTCATTTTTTTTGTTTGGTTTAATGATGTGATATACTTTATTAAAAAGATTTAAATTCTCTAAATGTAATAAACTGTATTTAATGTTTTTAATAGAAAAAAGATCTCCAGGATAAGTTTTTAATTCTCTTCTAATAACATGATCTTTAGTTATTGAATTTCCTAATATAAAAACTGTATTTATGTATACAGGTGCATTTTCTAATATTTGAATTTCTAAATCTATTTTATTATTTAAAATCCTTTTTTCTACAAAAGAAATATTAGAAAATAAATAACCTAAATCTAAATAGTTATATAAAATACTATCAGTATAAGAAGGATTTAAAATATTTTTTCTAATACCAATTGGGTTATATACGTTTCCTTTTTTATAGAAAAAAATTTTTTTCAAAAAATCTGTTTTTAACTTTTTATTTCCTAATATACTTACGTCTCCTAAATAATATTTTTTTCCTTCTATAATTTTTATTTTTATTCCATAATTTCCTGATTGTTTTTTCCATACAGAATCTAAAAATACTTGAATATCAATAAAACCCATAGACTTATATTTATTGATAATATTTTTTAAATCTTTTTCTACATTTTCTTGAATGAAAAGAGGTTTTTTTATAATAGAAATTATGGGAAATAAATTTTTTCTAGTTTGACTCATTAAATCAAGTAATTCTTTATTTTTAAGAGCTTGATTTCCATGAAATAATATTTCTTCTATTTCAATTTTTTTTCCTTTATCTACATATAAACATAGCACATTTTTGTTATAATCTTTGTTTATCTCACTTTTTATATTAATTTCATGATATCCTTTCTTGACATAATATTCTTGTATATCATTTTTTATAGACTGAATCAAATCATCAGATATTTTATCTCCAATTTTTATTTTTTTTATATTAGGAAACTTGTCTTTTTTAATTCCTTTCACTTTTATTTCATGAATTTCTTCTAAATCTTCCAATTCAAAAAATAAATCAATTTCATTTTTAGATTTATTCTTTTTATAAATGGATATTTTTCTAAAAAGATTACTTTTCCACAATTTTCTTATAGCATCATCCGTTTTTATTCCATAAATATCAATAGATTCTCCAATAGAAATACCTGATAATTCAGAAATGTAACGACTGTCATATTTAGTTTTTCCTATAACATGTATTTCTTTTACAAAGAAAAAAATATTTTTATTATAATTATTTTTAGTAATAGAAGATTTCTCATCATTAACAGAAAATGAGTATACTTGTTGAATTGTAAAAAATAAATAAAAAATGCTGCTTGTAATTACAAAAATATTTTTTTTCATGAAAATTATTCTATGTTTCCAAAACGACGTTTTCTTTTCTGATAATTTATAATGGCTTCGAAAAAATCTTTCTTACGAAAATCAGGCCATAAAACATTTGTAAAATATAACTCTGCATAAGCAGATTGCCAAAGTAAAAAATTGCTAATACGTTGTTCTCCACTTGTTCTAATAATTAAATCTACATCTGGCAAATTTTTAGTATACAAGTGATTTTGAAAAAAAGAAAAATCTATATCTTTTATAGAAAATAAACCATTGTATACTTTTTCAGCAATATTTTTTGTTGCCCTTAAAATTTCTTCTCTAGCACTATAACTCAATGCTAAAATCAAAGTTCCAGATGTATTATGTTTTGTTTTTTTCATGAAAAAAAATAGTTCTTTTTGAATTATTTCAGAAAATCTTTCTACTTCTCCTATAGTAATAATTTTAACATTTTTTTCATGAATTTCTTCTAAATGAATTTTTAAATTAGTGTGAAATAAACGCATTAAACTATCTATTTCTTGTTTAGGTCTATTCCAATTTTCTGAAGAAAACACATATAAAGTTATATAAGGAATTCCTAATTCTTTACTTCCATTTATAGTCTCTCTTACAGATTGTATCGATTTTTCATGACCAAATGTTCTCAATTTTCCTCTTTTTTTCGCCCAACGGCCATTTCCATCCATAATAATAGCTACATGATGAGGAATATTATTATAATCTATTTTTTCTAGTAACTTTTTCATTTTTCATAAAAAAAACATAAACACATCTATTACAAAGATATAAAATAAAAATCAAGATTTTTCATATTCAATCACATTCAATTTCGTTGATCTATTCCCCATAAAAGTTTTTCTCTCAATGTTTTATAGTATGTATTTTTTCCTTCTTGAATAAGATATATGTAAAAAGGCGCTTTTTGAATATATAATTCATTTTCCTGATTCAAAGAAGTTAATCTTGTATCCATAGATAAAGAATAAGATTTTACACGACTATGTATTTTTAAATAAATTTTTTGATGATCAGATATGATTAATGGACGTGAAAATAAGTTATGTGGAGATATAGGTGTTAAAACAAAATTTTTATTTTCAGGACCAATAATAGGGCCTCCACAACTTAGAGAATATCCGGTAGAACCAGTAGGAGTAGAAATAATTAATCCATCAGCCCAATAAGAAGTTAAAAATTCATTATCTATATAAGCATCTATAGTGATCATAGAAACCATTTCTTTTCTCAAAATAACGATTTCATTTAATGCAAAATTAAAAAATTTTTGATGATCCATTATAGAAGTTTCTAAGGATAATAAACTTCTGGGCATTATATGAAGTTTTTTATTAAAAATTTGATCTATTTTTTGGATAAAAACATCTTTATTAAAAGTAGCTAAAAAACCTAAATTTCCTGTATTAACTCCAACTATAGGTATCCCAGAATCTCTAATTAAAGTAATAGCGGATAGAATAGTCCCATCTCCTCCGAAAGTAAACATTAAACTGAAATCTTTATCTGTTAATTCTTTATAATGAGAAAATACAGGAAAATCTAAATCTTTAAATTCTTTAAAAGAAGACAAAACATGAAAAAATGATTTTTCAATATGAATTTCTATTGAATGACTAGATGCATAGCCTATGAACTGATTTAAATATAGTATATTTTTTTCACAAAATTTTTGTCCATATACAGCTATTTTCATTTTAAAATTTTCTTACAATAAACTGAAAAATTACGAATTTAATTGTTTTATTTATTATGTTTGAATAAATAAAAATAAAGAGTTTTTTTAAATTTGTGTCTTTGAAAAAGACAAACATAAGTAACAAATTAAAATAAAAAAATGAAAGAATCTTTGTTTCCGGCAAAAATATTGTTATTTGGAGAATATGGAATTTTGAAAAATTCAAGTGGTCTTTCTATTCCTCATAATATTTACAAAGGAACTTTAAAAGTTCATTCGAAATTCAATAAAGATATTGAATATTTTTCAAATTATGAAATTAAGAAATTTTATAAATTCTTATCCGTTTTGGAAAAAAAAAAATTTTCACAAAACTAAATTTAAATAAATTCCATCAAGATATACAAAAAGGCATATTTTTTCATTCTAACATTCCTCAAGGATATGGAATAGGAAGTTCTGGAGCATTGGTAGCCGCTATTTATGATAAATACGCAAAAAATAAATTAAAGGGACGTTTAAAAAAACATATCATAATGTTAAAAAAAATATTCAGTAAAATGGAGTCTTTTTTTCATGGAAAAAGCTCGGGAATAGATCCTTTAATTTGTTATTTAAATCAACCTTTACTCATTCGATCTAAAACAGATATTTCTATAATAAAAATTCCAAAAAAAAATCAAGGAAAAGGAGCTATTTTTTTATTAAATTCTGGAATTACTAGTAAAACTGATTCTATGATCAAATTTTTTTTCAGAAAGTTTAAACATGATAAATTCAAAAAAATTCTTTTTGTAGAATTTACAAAATATAATGAAAAATGCATTGAGTCTTTTTTAAAAGAAGATTTTAAAATTTTATTAGAAAATGTTAAACTTTTATCCACTTGGGTTTTCAATCATTTTCGTCCCATGATTTCAAAAAAAATTTGGAAAATATGGGAAAATGGAATATTAAATAACATATATTATTTAAAATTGTGTGGTTCTGGAGGTGGAGGTTTTATTTTAGGTTTCACTCAAAATTATGATTTATCCAGAAAAAAATTGAAAAAATATACAATGGAAGCTCTTTTTCGTTTTTAATTCGTTTTTATGGATCATAAAATTAGATTAAATCATTATTTGTCCAATGCAGGAATTTCTTCCAGAAGAAAAGCGGATAAACTTATTCAATCTGGTGCAATAGAAGTGAATGGAAAACCTGTTTTTAGGTTAGGAACTATTATTCGTACAAATGATATTGTTAAATTTCATGGATCAAAAATTAAATCTAAAAATAAAATTTATATACTACTCAATAAACCTAAAGGTTATATTACTACTACACGAGATCAATTTAACAGAAAAACAGTAATGAATTTAATTCCTTCTATATCTGAATATAGAATTTTTCCTGTAGGTAGATTAGATTATTCTACTACAGGAGTTTTACTTCTAACAAATGACGGATATATAGCTGAAAAATTGACTCATCCTAAATATCATATAAAAAAAATATATCATGTATCATTAAATAAAAAAATTAGAAATGAAGATTTAGATAAAATAAGAAAAGGAAAAATTTATCTAAAAGAAGGAAAAGTAAAAGTGATTTTTGTGAATCAAAAAAATGCTAAAAATAAAATAGAAATAGGGTTGTATATAGGATGGAATAGAGTCATTAAACGGATTTTTAAAAAATTAAATTATCAAGTTATTCGGTTAGATCGGATTAATTTTGGGGGACTTTCCAAAAAAAATCTTAAAATAGGAAATTGGTGTTTTTTAAATAAAAAAGAAATAGAAAATATTACCAAATAAATCTAATAATAGTTTTTACATGAAAAAAATAGCCATTATTAATGGACCTAATTTAAATCTTTTAGGGACCAGGGAGCCTGAATTATACGGAAATGAAAATTTTTTAGATTATCTAAAAAAATTAAGAAAAAAACTTTCTTATATAGAAATTATTTATTATCAAAATAATAGTGAAGGAAAAATAATAGATATTTTACATTCTATCGGATTCAAATATGACGGAATTATACTAAACGCAGGGGCATATACTCACTCTTCTATAGGAATTGCTGACGCCATAAAATCTATTTCTTCTCCTGTTATAGAAATTCATATCTCTAACATTTATTCCAGAGAATCTTTTAGAAAAAAGTCATTTTTATCTCCTGTTTGTAATGGAACAATTTTTGGTTTTGGATTAAAATCTTATGAATTAGGAATAATGAGTTTTTGTTTATGAGTATTAGGTTTATAAAAATCATTTAATTTATTAATATATTGAATTATATTATTGATCCCATATTTATTTTTTGCGGATACTTTAAACCATGTAGGCATAGGAAAACCATTTGTTTGAATTGTATTCATAGAGAAAGAAATATTTTCATCAATAAGTTTATGATTTTTTAATTTATCCGTTTTTGTGAAAACAATACAAAAATGTATTTTTGTTTTGTTTAATTTTCGTATAAAATTTAAATCTATTTTTTGTATAATAAATCGAGAATCTATCAACAAAAATAAAAAAGTAATATGTTTTTTATGAAAAAGATAATCTACAATTAATTTTTGCGTTTTTGTTTTATTTTTTTTTGC
This genomic window contains:
- a CDS encoding isoprenyl transferase, coding for MKKLLEKIDYNNIPHHVAIIMDGNGRWAKKRGKLRTFGHEKSIQSVRETINGSKELGIPYITLYVFSSENWNRPKQEIDSLMRLFHTNLKIHLEEIHEKNVKIITIGEVERFSEIIQKELFFFMKKTKHNTSGTLILALSYSAREEILRATKNIAEKVYNGLFSIKDIDFSFFQNHLYTKNLPDVDLIIRTSGEQRISNFLLWQSAYAELYFTNVLWPDFRKKDFFEAIINYQKRKRRFGNIE
- a CDS encoding Sec-independent protein translocase subunit TatA/TatB, with amino-acid sequence MKNFLFISIEESVFIIFIAILIFGPKKIPEIARGLGEGIRYLKNAKTKIKNDIIKNNIDQTVKKKISNHQSKTEKKYIPPYSIKRNN
- a CDS encoding type II 3-dehydroquinate dehydratase, with the protein product MKKIAIINGPNLNLLGTREPELYGNENFLDYLKKLRKKLSYIEIIYYQNNSEGKIIDILHSIGFKYDGIILNAGAYTHSSIGIADAIKSISSPVIEIHISNIYSRESFRKKSFLSPVCNGTIFGFGLKSYELGIMSFCL
- a CDS encoding BamA/OMP85 family outer membrane protein produces the protein MKKNIFVITSSIFYLFFTIQQVYSFSVNDEKSSITKNNYNKNIFFFVKEIHVIGKTKYDSRYISELSGISIGESIDIYGIKTDDAIRKLWKSNLFRKISIYKKNKSKNEIDLFFELEDLEEIHEIKVKGIKKDKFPNIKKIKIGDKISDDLIQSIKNDIQEYYVKKGYHEINIKSEINKDYNKNVLCLYVDKGKKIEIEEILFHGNQALKNKELLDLMSQTRKNLFPIISIIKKPLFIQENVEKDLKNIINKYKSMGFIDIQVFLDSVWKKQSGNYGIKIKIIEGKKYYLGDVSILGNKKLKTDFLKKIFFYKKGNVYNPIGIRKNILNPSYTDSILYNYLDLGYLFSNISFVEKRILNNKIDLEIQILENAPVYINTVFILGNSITKDHVIRRELKTYPGDLFSIKNIKYSLLHLENLNLFNKVYHIIKPNKKNEFIDIEWHVVEKNTNEFQFHGGIGGKDFRKIIGNFKLNFGNFSIKNFFKWNSWKPIPQGDGQKLIIHNQLGQDFTSYGFSFTEPWIEKNHPTSLTLKSQYSIKKIKNEEDLDFLSQVYKNTKILDEEKQYQFLEKIGISIELNKSLTFFDPYSNILTSIDYEKFTYRKEISSNLYQKYKLNNLSYLISLQRFSTKPDIIFPFQGSKMQFNSIFTIPYSVIFTKNKEKEWMEYFKLKIILFWYYKIIDNIILKTGGELGYLGQYHNSRELFSFQKFYMGGVHNNLLGSKLYDKDFIPLRGYSYKDKIINNGGTIYNKLIFEIRYLIKNLSNFKIWTTCFMEGGNISNSYQEFNPLVMNKSFGLGFRLFWTPIGFLGLDFGYPIDQDIVHGLNKSKWKTHFIIGKDL
- the yihA gene encoding ribosome biogenesis GTP-binding protein YihA/YsxC, whose product is MKIFSVKFTGSFTNINQLFFHNFPEYAFVGRSNVGKSSLINSITKEKIAKVSSYPGRTQSINYFLINHQWYLIDLPGYGFFSAKKNKTKTQKLIVDYLFHKKHITFLFLLIDSRFIIQKIDLNFIRKLNKTKIHFCIVFTKTDKLKNHKLIDENISFSMNTIQTNGFPMPTWFKVSAKNKYGINNIIQYINKLNDFYKPNTHKQKLIIPNS
- a CDS encoding OmpH family outer membrane protein; the encoded protein is MRKNIIFYFLLFLFLFGYHSYSKDYKECHKKIVCLNSMALIEKMPEFSTAQKELDRMSKIHENILDKLAKEFHKKAERFQKNKNPVLKKELEILQSRAHAYQKTAADDLTKKQNKLLNPIYKKIENAIHKVIDKDKNIIRVDDCSPGKGVLVNKGEDITEAVKRELGIK
- a CDS encoding NAD kinase; translation: MKIAVYGQKFCEKNILYLNQFIGYASSHSIEIHIEKSFFHVLSSFKEFKDLDFPVFSHYKELTDKDFSLMFTFGGDGTILSAITLIRDSGIPIVGVNTGNLGFLATFNKDVFIQKIDQIFNKKLHIMPRSLLSLETSIMDHQKFFNFALNEIVILRKEMVSMITIDAYIDNEFLTSYWADGLIISTPTGSTGYSLSCGGPIIGPENKNFVLTPISPHNLFSRPLIISDHQKIYLKIHSRVKSYSLSMDTRLTSLNQENELYIQKAPFYIYLIQEGKNTYYKTLREKLLWGIDQRN
- a CDS encoding SurA N-terminal domain-containing protein → MSFLDKIRKNTWLVFFFISISLLFFILDPNILLKFFTENSTVIGKINGENISLKEYLDSFQFLKQFREDEPDYYLKNDAWKLLVHERVLNQQAKKLGIQSTKKDFWKAIEKQSIYSNIIDFQNEKGKMDMNKFRLYLNNLEKLPSSLTPQIEAEKNIWLYEKNNIPKRIAAKKYVEMLMYGLNTSLIEAQLSYRDKNLFSIIDYVFIPYSDIEKKYHRIKSYDIYDFIKKNKFLYKKENLRNLSFVISRSHPSLDDEKNMDFKIKKLFQKFKFSNHNSIIVSNQSEKPFDSNFYLKDNLPPVLKHFLEKKDKVGSMLGPFKDNNIYIMAKLIGKKMVYNSVLSSHILISHKQATRFYNNRTKKKAEKIAKKIYDFVVKNPDQFDSLVLEKSDDIVNAKKNKGNLGWMKYEERNEAFKGKGSFDFFSLKNKKGRIGLTETKFGYHIIRIDDIKNIKPAYQFAIIIKTLTPSKKTEDILYQRIIKFMKDNKNSSLNTFINNARQKKYETIFLREIKDYQWKIHDLNTELDQEVINWSYEKKRKEGDIKIFTTSNKDYIMVFLSKIQRKGYPIEEIKNNITPFLINKKIDRYLYNIMKNKHISLEKIASFFSKKINKSYRVNFYQSIIQNHKEPKVIGYAFSSKLYETSKPILGEKGVFFIRTLKRFNTSKKLSYFSSEIESLNANLRKNILEKIGNVLIKKSNIKDYRKNNI
- a CDS encoding hemolysin family protein, yielding MIFHISIVFITILVSAFFSGMEMALISSSLFQIELEKENKKGSFHSKLLSKSINNSKKFITTMVIGNTISLVIYGIYMGKLFLSIFPKGFLDNSLWIIFLETVFSATVILIIGEFIPKIIFSVYSNELLSLFIVPVYVIYKIFSPVTNSIICISNVFLKILGEKENNKKKIFDKEDLVYFLSENIEKNIKGKEFVESEIEIFHKALDFSEKKARECMLPRKEIVSSNLIFSSIDNIRNIFTESGLSKIVIYKNNIDNIIGYIHYLELFKKPKNIESIIRSVELVYVTTPVREIMDLLIKKKRSIAIVLDEYGGTAGMITMEDILEEFIGDIKDEHDENLLLDNKLNDCEFLFSARLEIDFINAKYNLDLPQSDKYETLGGLIVTYTGDIPKNGDKIIINKNFDIEIKKVSKNKIEEVFLKKKV
- a CDS encoding pseudouridine synthase gives rise to the protein MDHKIRLNHYLSNAGISSRRKADKLIQSGAIEVNGKPVFRLGTIIRTNDIVKFHGSKIKSKNKIYILLNKPKGYITTTRDQFNRKTVMNLIPSISEYRIFPVGRLDYSTTGVLLLTNDGYIAEKLTHPKYHIKKIYHVSLNKKIRNEDLDKIRKGKIYLKEGKVKVIFVNQKNAKNKIEIGLYIGWNRVIKRIFKKLNYQVIRLDRINFGGLSKKNLKIGNWCFLNKKEIENITK